The following are encoded in a window of Mycoplasma anserisalpingitidis genomic DNA:
- a CDS encoding IS30 family transposase translates to MQKNKKGTNMIIANIKNSLEKVVCIKTKEKHLPNNHYLIKNSEEEIRILHSKVINNRLLKANQMNILHLNECLRLFKEGKNFSKVSEVIGFQTHTIKKLLKISTTNQGDFVKKYKKVCRNCDQYINYVNYIDFQLIAEHLMLYKSKRTRLHSKTIKNKWRDFIRFWKSEVSYYRKNRFNKDFTKRAIKVSAKALVNKFKKMFPNSFCPTPSTVYKCLKSNEFNLSIDILLFLSVGKYHKKTRKVQKSSLKNAVSIHQRPDEANHRLKEGHFELDTVIGQSKDKNCLVTLLDRKTRKLYVILSRKTSEAVKDALLEMIKVNSIKITTLTVDNGSENVRLHEVISNNNLFKCDAYCSYQKGSIENIHRHIRRFIPKGVSMDKFTNKQIYVMSKRINEYLTLINQ, encoded by the coding sequence GTGCAAAAAAATAAGAAAGGAACCAATATGATTATAGCAAATATTAAAAATTCTCTTGAAAAAGTTGTGTGTATTAAAACTAAAGAAAAACATTTACCAAACAATCACTATTTAATCAAAAATTCTGAAGAAGAAATCAGAATTCTTCATTCAAAAGTTATAAATAACAGATTACTCAAAGCGAATCAAATGAACATTCTTCATTTAAATGAATGCCTAAGATTATTCAAAGAAGGAAAGAATTTTTCTAAAGTTTCAGAAGTGATTGGATTTCAAACACACACCATTAAAAAGTTATTGAAAATTTCAACAACAAATCAAGGTGATTTTGTCAAAAAATATAAAAAAGTTTGTCGCAACTGTGATCAATATATTAATTATGTAAACTATATTGATTTCCAATTAATTGCCGAACATCTTATGCTTTATAAGTCCAAAAGAACAAGACTTCATTCAAAGACTATTAAAAATAAATGAAGAGATTTTATTAGATTTTGAAAATCTGAAGTTAGTTATTATAGGAAAAATAGATTCAATAAAGATTTTACAAAAAGAGCAATCAAAGTTTCAGCTAAAGCTCTTGTTAATAAATTTAAGAAGATGTTTCCTAACAGTTTCTGCCCTACTCCTAGCACTGTATACAAGTGCTTAAAGTCAAATGAGTTTAATTTATCTATAGATATTTTGCTCTTTCTTTCTGTAGGAAAATATCACAAGAAAACTAGAAAAGTTCAAAAAAGTTCTCTTAAAAATGCTGTTAGTATTCATCAAAGGCCTGATGAGGCCAACCATAGATTAAAGGAAGGTCATTTTGAACTTGATACTGTGATTGGACAAAGCAAGGATAAGAATTGTTTGGTAACTTTATTAGATAGAAAAACTAGAAAACTTTATGTAATATTATCACGCAAAACTTCTGAGGCAGTGAAAGATGCTTTACTTGAAATGATTAAAGTTAATTCCATAAAAATAACAACATTAACGGTTGATAACGGCTCCGAGAACGTGCGCTTGCACGAAGTTATTTCTAATAACAATTTGTTTAAATGTGATGCATATTGTTCATACCAAAAAGGTTCAATAGAAAATATCCACAGACACATTAGAAGATTTATTCCTAAGGGTGTGTCTATGGATAAATTCACAAATAAACAAATTTATGTGATGAGCAAAAGAATTAATGAATATTTAACACTTATCAATCAATAA